ctgactcgtagtcaacagaggaaacccgctacatttttcctaatgcagcaagggatcttttatatgcaccatcccacagacaggatattatctaccgaggataataaacaagttaccagttatcaaatttatgtcccgagtgaaagaaagaaatgttttatttaacgacgcactcaacacattttatttacggttatatggtgtcagacatatggttacggaccacacagattttgagaggaaacccgctgtcgctactacatgggctactcttctgattagcagcaagggatcttttatttgcgcttcccacaggcaggatagcacaaaccatggcctttgttgaaccagttatggatcattgtggtttacacctacccattgagcattgcggagaactcactcagggtttggagtcggtctctggattaaaaatcccatgcctcgactgggatccgaacccagtacctaccagcctgtagaccgatggcctgccacaacgccaccgaggccggtgtccccgagtgaaataatgtggcaaatgaaaaatatttaacaaaggacataaatttgataataactatagtccgtctcaAAGGGAaggccttttttcatgctatagaatttactacaagttatttatttctgagccgattgctttctaaattggacacaaaaatgttgggattttttttgttatttccaaaacacttttacttttcttcttacatcaaaccaaaactgaaattatttacacaaaaaaaacacatttttgtaagaCTGACTATCCTTTATTTAAAAgctttttattttgatatacGTAAATGTtggcctacatgtatgtaaccaCTTAACACACTGTTCTGAATATTGCTATAACTTTTTATTTCAATCACGTCCACAGATAACTATCAAAAAccaatgttctatttattatgtttaaaaaaatctataatgaattgcattaaaataacattttattacaaatttaacaataaaaatagagAGCCGTAAACTTTTTAAACTATGTGAGGTCatttgtgtttgccaaattgtgatATCATCTTTAGTACCAACAAGGTCACtggtttgtaagcatcaaaCTGCCCAATAGTATTTCACGTtacaccaatgcagaatatttctcaatgagaaaatgtaaaaaatattttcccccATTGAGTGACTGCTGtggtaataattaaaattaagcttccttgttttacaaataattgaCACATACCTGAATATGAGACAGAGCGATGGCGGTCTCAGCGGTGAGTTCCACCTGCACCTTGTAACCCTGCCAGGCAGGACACTCATGGCAGCGGTCAATACCCGCGTCGCAGCGCATCATCAACAAGTAGCCATCCTCAGTCGGCGGGGGGTTATCGTCCTCGGCCTGGTGAAGAGCGGGGTGGCTCGTCTCCTCGCGACCGCACGTCACGTTCAGCAGCTGTAGAATGAGACGCTTGTTGGAGATGATTCGATTTGGTATGAACAGCAGGTAGCCAGCACTTAGTGGTGCATACAGCTGAGGAATGGAAAGACAAGACATTAAATTAATGATTAAAAAGATCAACCAGCTGAACATTAGTGTGCATGTTCGATGAAAGTAAGACTTACAGAAGTGACTTCAAGTATAAGCATACTCAAATTAGTTACAATACATTTTTTGGGCCATTAACCTGAACAGTTTGCATTAAAATGCATGGTGATTAAACACAAATTTAAGTTTACCTTAGCTTAGAAATCCACaaagaaatattatttactatgTTTGATTCCATCTTCCCCGACTAACAAAGATGTTATTTTACCATTATTTTGAAGAATGCgagtttctaaaaaaaaaaaaaaaaaaaagaagattttttaaaGAGGACATATCTTACATAGAATATTCAGATATATTACATATCAAAAAACATTCCCACTCTTTCACTGTTCTTGTGAATTCATTTCTATATTAGTTATATTAGCCAAAATTATACACCATACATATACTTTCTCACACCAAGATCTTTGATATATAACTTATTTTTCacactggaaagagaaatagccaaatgggaaacaaaaacaacagattCAGTGGACCAACCCTGTCCCCTAATGCATCTCAACTGGAAGCTTAATCACTAAACTAGATCCAATTACTTCCatttaaatagtttgttttgtttaacgacaccacattgatttattaatcatcagctattggaccaTTTAAATAGAGTATCACTACTAACCCTGACATGTCCCGTTTCTTGAAGCTTATTAAGCAGTTCGGCAATTGTCACAGAAATATTGAAGTCAGCAGCTATCTCCAAGTCCTggggaagaaaaacaaaagcactaatatcagggctagctctgtcactcgccaaatttgccaactgcgaattttaagaacaattggtgaattttattttaatttggcgaaaaataataatgataattgatattttgttggggAAACAGCTTTAGGTTTTGCATATTTGaaacaatttggcgaaattttctttccacccagagctagcccaaaatatatatgttaatctGATGCAAGCAAAAACACATTAATTGTACAAGTTCCTGTTATTCCTTAGTGCatgtatatattctttttattagtttcttcaatgaaatataaatttatgcACATCTGGTATGTTTTTATGATTCTAACGATTGTAGAAGTCCATAACAGTCATATGTCAGAACTATAGAACTATTTTATATCTTGAAAACTTAGTCCAAGTATTTTGACATCTGCTCTATATTTTGTCCTAGTAGTTATAAAGTATATTACATACAATGGGTCACCAATAATGGGGCTGTTTTATATCATATTGTCCCAATCAGTCCACTGCTGTTGCAAGTATGTTTTAATCATTTATCATAAAATTTTAGAcccaaaattaaaaagaaaatgtcatgctctaattattgtttttggtgaTCTCTAATTTATTGTGATTCACTGAACCAGCATATTACGATAGGTTGTGAATACCATATAACACAGACAACATCCTGACAGCACGTTTGGAATGATTTAGAATGAATCGAATGTCTTTGAGACACCCGATGTTTTGTTTACAATCTTTATGTTATAAGAGACAACAACATCAAAGTATTTAAACAAATCAGTTACTCATTAACAATTCATtcttatttaatgtttattgcAGTTAATGTGCGACtataatttgataattttaaagcACGATATTCAATAAGCTTGATAATTGAAGGGGGGATGGGTTAGTATAGATACCAAACACTTGCCTACCAATACTGTCTCTCACTCATATTTAGTTCAATTATCTAGTCAGCATATCCAGAGCACCCTGTCATGGCTTCCCAACCTCAAATTCACATATTCGCATACAACAATAAATGATCCAAATCAACTGCCTAGGAATTTCCAATCAGCACAGGGAAGTTCTGTTGGTATTTTCAGACTTTCAAGAATGAGCTAATTATGTGCTGGTACTCTTGGTAAAAAGCACCCAAACAGTTCAATACCTTTCTAAGCATCTTGGCAAAACCCAGAGCCTTCGAAGCCCTTTCCCTGGCCTCATGAAACAGGTTCTTGAAGTTACGACATGTCACTTGAATGGAATGCCTACAAATAACAGTAAACAGACAGATAAACAAACAGTTGGTCAAATGACTAAAACAgctgttttataataaaatgaaaattagtgTAACAGTAAACCATGAAACTAAGGTGTCCATTTTCTGGAATCctcaactttaaaaaattgaCTTCTTTTCATCcattaaatatgtacatatttctctttcagatatgtgagaggggctgaaacaaaaaagcttactACGGCCGGGGTCCAGGGGCCGCTCAAGGGTccctgaaggaaaattgttgtttacaacccctggaactgccaaaaattgcattcaaatctgaactggttataacttataatataagacacacatcataaacttgaaaccgtggaaacatgcaaatgaacatTGTGTGatcaacagtattgaacatcatgtttttggtttttttagacgaaatgAAAAAGTGCATTTACGCATTTCCAcgtagctctcacatccctgctCTTTGTACACATACATCAATGTTCATTAATCAACACCTGATAACAACCCAAACTTCATATTACACTTTGAATGACAACGTTGGATGTCTAACAGTTTTCATTAATTacccaaaacttttttttctcttttcacaGTTATGTGGGTacctattaaaaacaaattaaaaaaatatatatttatctgcaTTCTAAAGTTCACTTTGTGCATTATTTGAATAATGATAAGTACCGGAATTCTGAATTTCTCTTTGAAGTGTTGTGTGGATGTCTATCTTCTTTGCAGATATCTATATCCTCATCTCCATTTTCACTTGCTTCTTCATCCTGGGCACTGAAGTCTAAAAGTGATGTTGTATATTCGTCAATCCCATTGTCGAGAAAATCAGCTATTGAACTTAGTAAGCTGCTGGCCAAAGTgctataaaaagaaaacaaaaatgttctatcatgtaatgtaataaaaattgcaccctaaaaaagaaggaagaaaggaaatgttttatttaacgacgcactcaacatattttatttacggttatatggaatcGGACACCCTAACAAAGAGGTCATACGGTAATGTTAACTCAGCAAAGAACAAAGGAAGAAATCCATCAGCCAATATAGGCTATTCCTGCTCTGCATACCAAACACCACAATCCTTGACATGCCAGTCACATCAGAATAGAATGAATAGGAAATATCTGAACtgattgaataaaaaaaaaaaaattagggaCCAGGGGGaaatgtttggggggggggggggggggttagttgTTGGGAGTgtatgttgtttaaaaaaaaaatagaatcaGCCCTAGCAAAACAGACCTTTTCTGTTTACTTTTAGGGAGAGGAAGttgggaaaaaaaacaaaacaaacacccactGTGTATACTTTTGAAAATGTTGACAGCTGTAAATGGCCTGGCAGTTTATTGTGATTACCTGAACCTCTTGCCGGCCTCCGCCTCTCCACCCAGAACATACGGACAAATCTGAATGGTGAAGAGCCACTCCTCCTCCAGTGCATTCTTCAGACTGCGGGACGCCTCGGGCAGACTCTGTAACATGTACATCCAGTTCTGCAGGTACGAGAAGTACACCTGAAACAACCACACACTGAAATGAAGCCACCGTGTTgtcacatacacaaacatacatcagtGCAGACTGCAATAAGTTCTGTTCTTAAGCTTATATGGTAAACAATCAGCTAAATGGTGGAAAAACAGATGATAAAAAgtaatttagttttaatgtCTCCAAACTGGAATTTCATAACTAATTTATGAAAGATCTTGATTTTACTATTGTTATGGGTTGTGCATTTAGACAATTCGGTCAAGATTACCAATGATgtacatgtctgtgtgtgtgtgtgtgtgtgtgtgtgtgtgtgtgtgtgtgtgtatgtatgtatgtatgtatgtatgtatgtatgtatgtatgtatgtatgtatgtatgtatgtatgtatgtatatatgtatatatatatatatatatatatatactgatgcaCATTTTGTTACTCAAGACTTCCATTTTCAACTATTCTGGACACATAATGAcaggttgttgggttttgttttttgggggtgtaaaataaaatggtatAAATTTGTGAAGGTTTGAAATTTTAGTAAAGATATTTTTTCATTAAGAACTCACATCAAGCATGCACTTCATGTCATAATCGAACTGTTCAAGATCAGTGGCAAACTTTTCCTCAGCTTCCTGGTCATCCCACAGAACGGCCGTGACCATGTGTTGATAATACTGCTTCACAATGGCGGCTCCGCGCAACACCTCTTTACATTCTCGAATGAGCTGGGTtacaaaattttttaaataaaacaattacattcATGTAAACTATATCTGCCCACAGTCAGTTTCTTAtacttaacaaaataatatttttgtgtaaCCCCTTTTCAAGTTAAACacaaattttgaatttgtggaGGCTTACTATTAAAAGTATCATCTATGATCGCATCTCGGACAAAATCTTATACCTGGGCAAGCTGTGTGTCTGAATTAATAGTTCACTTTAGAAATTGGTAGCAGTGttcagatgattaattaaaataaaaaattgattgattgGATCCTGATCAAGTGATGCACTTATTGCAAGAACCCACTAACCAATAATCTTTGGTATTATTTGACGTAGCAGCCACACTCCATCTACACACACTAGGTACTGCATTTAACAACATAATTACTAAAGGCTGTACTGATAAGAGTACCACAAACGTTTTGGAGTTATGCCAGTTTTTTGTGCAAAAATTTAGCACATGGATGGTTAATGGGTTCTTACTGttactaaacaaaaatatttcccTGAAAAACCAATTATGTAACAGAAAATAACTGATGAATACCTTCAAGTAATTCCGAACCCTACTAAtgaatacaatgtacatgtacacttgAACATTCATCTTCATCTATCGATCGCcgtaggctatttcttgttccagccagtgaaccacaactggtatataaaaggccatggtatatactaccctgtctgtgggatggtgtatataaaagatcccttgctgctaatcaaaaagagtagcccatgaagtggtgacagggggtttcctctctcaatatatgtgtggtccttaaccatatgtctgacgccatataactgtaaataaaatgtgttgagtgtgtcattaaataaaacatttctttctttctttcatcttcATCTCACCTGTCGTATACTGAGGAACGAAGGGTCGCCGATGTGCTGCTCAAGACGCAGTCTCAGACACTCGTGGATGACATCGAGTGGGATCCGGATGAGGAACAAGTAACTGGGCCGGAAAGACGGAAGACCCATGCGTTCAAACTCCTCACTCCACGCCCACTGCTCCGAGAAGCTGTGCCCTCGGTTAATCTCAGTGTATTCCTTCACCTCGGAAAACAGATCCAGTGACGGGGATGATGACAAGATCTTGTCGCTTGGGAATTTGTCGTCAGGTGATATCTATGTATTATGGGGTAGAGGAAAACAAAAACGcatgacaaaaataacaagCATTGGGagagcaatacatgttccctactgGGTGCAACAtttcattcaaaatatttttcgtgtttatatccaattaaggttcaagtacgctgtcctgggcacactcctcagctatctgggctgtctgtccaggacagtgggttaggtgttagtgattagttgttagtgagagagaagagggtgtagtggtcttacgcctatcCACCAAGTCATTAAAAActtgttctgggtgggagccggtaccgggttgagAACCCTATATCTACCACCACCGAGACCGTTGGAcccaacaaatatttgtttctgaagctcaagggccataactctgtcacaaatgggTAAAATGCcacaaaagtcaaacttgatctgtaataatacgtgataaagctatatgAAAAATGTCAGCTAAATATCTTAAGGCATTGtaaaaaaagtctgaaaaactatatgggggacagatggacatacaGTAAGAATGAGACGAACTAATAATCATCAAGTGGGATCTGTTGTGAATGATTTTAAGATTTCAACAATCATAAATTTAGAAGCAGTGTTCATCAATTCACATAGACTTTTTTTGCAAAATGAATATAATGTTCATGCAATTTTATTGTCGACATTCTACATTTAACCTAGATTTGAAGAGAAATACGAGATTTTGCAAGCACAGTGAATCATATTGGGCATGATGTACaaccttttaaaattaaaatgagacGGGCAATTACTCACGCTCACCTTGTACTCGCCAAAACAAGGAAAATTGTTATTTTGCTCTTTCCGTTCATTATTTTGCTTTTGTCATGTGTGGGCCTACTCTCCTTATTTGAACTTTCTCACCTGgaattatgtactgttacaatgctaaatttttaaatgtgtggGCCTGCTCTTCTTATTTGAACTTTCTCACCTGGAATTAATATCAGGAGAGCAATGAAATGTCCTCCTGCTAGTTCCGTACAGAGAGGCCTTAGCTACCAtatttcagggcttctagaaatttttttaaatccactagccatgggatcagtgattttaaaaatgtactagccacgattaaaaattcgctaaccctactttttaaattaaaacaattttactaattaatattaataattggatatgtcacctaaagagggagatagagcttaaaaacaataacattgggtggtggtggtggtggggggcaggatattcatatttacaaaatagacttaactgcagcatttgaccttcttttttttccctcaCCATAAGGCATGGCAATAAtagatatttactagcccaacactgaaattcaataGCCATGGgtgtggggctaccataatctagaagccctgcatattCTCACCTGTTGCACTGCATCAGCATATGTACCAGATGTAGGCGATGGCTTCTGGAGTGCCTCTTTGGCTCGCTGCAGTGATCTGTCCAGCAAGTCTCTTAGTCTAATCACCAACCGATGCATGCCCATCTTCCTCAAAGACTTATCTACGAAATGccgatatacatgtacagaggTCTTTTCGAGTTCGTCTAAACTAACAACACTGGAATCTCGTGAAAGACTAGTGGTAAATGAACCAATATTCCCAGTTTGTAAATATCTGTTGGGTGTTGAGGTATCTAGGGGTGCTGTACTACACGCACTGTTGTCTATATTAATAGAGACGGGGGAAGCCCTCTCACTGTCTGAACATGGTGAAACAAGCGAAAACGTCACCTGCTTGTTCACCTTATACAAATCATCAGCATCAGAACATTTCACCGATTCACTCTTCACTTCGTTGTCATCCTCTTCAGACGTACCAGAATGTTCCAAAATGTTTGGAATACTGGTCCGTCCTGTAGACCGCGACTCAGAAACTCGAGGACTTTCGTAGTTACTCATGGGCCAGTCAAGACCAACTATATTATGTACCCCTAACACTCTACCTAGTAACTTCATCTTATGACACAGGTCTCTAGTGATGTTCAACCACAGGCACAAGGACTTCACTTGCAGAGAAAATCTTTCACTTCCGTAGACTTCATTGCTGATTGCAAACGCCTTCGAGTGAGGGTAAAGTCTTTCACATTTATCTAGTCTATCGAGGATCTGCTGAACCTTCAGTAGAGCCTCTCTCTGGCAAGCCACTATGACGGAAGTCAAGGTCAGAGACCGAAAAGAGGCCGAGAAACCAGGAGAGTGTCTACCACAGTCATAACAATCGGCAGGTTTTTCCGTATTCGTTTCTGAACCATTCTTATCACCATCAACGAATGCGTCATCTTCACAAGCTGTCGTTGTCAGTGGGTGAGTGTGACAATGCAGTCTGAAGTTAAGTATGGCGTCCAGCACGGCTGGAACTTGCTGTCGCTGTTCGTCCAGCAGCTGCTGATGCTGCTCCCGGGAGCACTCGTTGTTGTACCAGGCCTGGAGCTGCAGCCAGAGCAGGTTGTTCTTGAGCATCTCTTGCTCACAGCTCATCTGCCTCTTGTAGTACAGCATCTGCTTGTCCTTGTCCTTCTTGTTCATGGCGCCGAGGTTGATGAGCGTGGAGAACAGTTTGTAGAACTCGCTTCTCTCTTTCGGACATTCAATCGGAATGGTCACTTTTCGCTCTAACTTATTATGTGTTGGCACAACTGGCACAACAGGCTTTGGGTTTGGGTTCTGAGGACTGACACGACTTGGCACTGCCACAAGGTGAGCTACCGAGAGAACCGGAGGTTGGGCCGAGTCGGTGTAGTCATCTGACAAGCGTTTGACGTATCTTTCATGGCCACGAGATTTTGTTGTGACTTTCTTCGAATCGCGGTTCTCCTTTTTCCTCCGTTCCCTCTTTTCTTTCATCAATTCTCGTTCTAAATTATCATCTGAATCTGTCCCACTCACTTTACAAAAGGAAGGATTGCCTCTGTAATCCTCACGAATAACATTGGCAACAGTACGTGGCTGCTTCTTCTTTCTTGCCAAATAATCTCTGTATTCCTTGCTATACTGTAATTTACCCTTTGGATGTTTGTCTTTCTGCCTTCTTCGCTGACGTACACAAGGTGGAGTGTGGAGACTGTACATGTTCTGGGCATCTTCGCAATCCCTCTCCTTGTCGTAATCCTTATCTTTGTCACCATCCTCTTGATACCTTCCACTAACATCAGGTTTTGAATTGGACATGGATTTtctgcaacaaaacaaaatacaggtaGTTTAGTAAACAATTGCCAATATTACCTGTGCCATCAACTGTGATTATGATTGCTCAACACTTGCcttgaatttggcaaattagAGGGCAAGGCCATTTGGCTTAGACTGTTAGGAGATTTTTTGAGGATGCTACAGCCAGAGACAGGAcaacaaggcaaacttcaacaaACATCTACAAATTTACTTGTCCGTCTATATTTTCTCTTGTCCAAatacatggtttattttattcaagtacaatgtttttgattgctcaaagtAAAACTTTATTGAACAtatttacttgtccactggacaaccaccaaggtacattttgtttgtccgagctgattttcacttgtcaggataaacagacaagtgcttatttcgaacacagtcttaatataacatattaatagtgttttccctagcttatTTTAGCAtagtgcagcaccatgcctcaatagtctagcaccatcttgcctcaatcagcaccatactgccctgagattaaacaagcctttttcagtaattaattctaaaattgcctttataaaacatccAAAAGGgtattattaatgaataaaatatgccttttatatcttttgccattcatttattaaagcaagcacataaattacattaatgtttattttaattaatttttttgtatttttaatgaaaaacaagtgccccaaaaatggtgaaaatgctccaaaagtgttttgtctaccatgccgtgcctaatttctagggaaatcactaattaATATAACACGACTGGTATCactaattaatataaaagactgtggtatgtgctatcctgtccagggctgcagaaagtatTCGACCGGTCGTCAAATGagagtaaaaattctgatggacgagttaaaaaatgcaactaccagtccgacaGGCAATCTGTTTTTTTCTGACTGactaatttaatttgttatatacatacattgtattttgtctTTGCATTGTATTCCGCGGTGTGTTCTGAATACTGTTCTGTTAAACACTTTTGGGACATCACtcgaattttgtaaatctatataagAGAAATGTGAAAAACTTAGTATTTACCAGagtatttcaaaatttattgatttgtcaGTCATGGTTTGGgtcttgttttcatttgttaaa
This DNA window, taken from Gigantopelta aegis isolate Gae_Host chromosome 4, Gae_host_genome, whole genome shotgun sequence, encodes the following:
- the LOC121370843 gene encoding mitogen-activated protein kinase kinase kinase 4-like, with the translated sequence MAEEEDDHNLSTSPVEDYDPLQNNIKSMSNSKPDVSGRYQEDGDKDKDYDKERDCEDAQNMYSLHTPPCVRQRRRQKDKHPKGKLQYSKEYRDYLARKKKQPRTVANVIREDYRGNPSFCKVSGTDSDDNLERELMKEKRERRKKENRDSKKVTTKSRGHERYVKRLSDDYTDSAQPPVLSVAHLVAVPSRVSPQNPNPKPVVPVVPTHNKLERKVTIPIECPKERSEFYKLFSTLINLGAMNKKDKDKQMLYYKRQMSCEQEMLKNNLLWLQLQAWYNNECSREQHQQLLDEQRQQVPAVLDAILNFRLHCHTHPLTTTACEDDAFVDGDKNGSETNTEKPADCYDCGRHSPGFSASFRSLTLTSVIVACQREALLKVQQILDRLDKCERLYPHSKAFAISNEVYGSERFSLQVKSLCLWLNITRDLCHKMKLLGRVLGVHNIVGLDWPMSNYESPRVSESRSTGRTSIPNILEHSGTSEEDDNEVKSESVKCSDADDLYKVNKQVTFSLVSPCSDSERASPVSINIDNSACSTAPLDTSTPNRYLQTGNIGSFTTSLSRDSSVVSLDELEKTSVHVYRHFVDKSLRKMGMHRLVIRLRDLLDRSLQRAKEALQKPSPTSGTYADAVQQISPDDKFPSDKILSSSPSLDLFSEVKEYTEINRGHSFSEQWAWSEEFERMGLPSFRPSYLFLIRIPLDVIHECLRLRLEQHIGDPSFLSIRQLIRECKEVLRGAAIVKQYYQHMVTAVLWDDQEAEEKFATDLEQFDYDMKCMLDVYFSYLQNWMYMLQSLPEASRSLKNALEEEWLFTIQICPYVLGGEAEAGKRFSTLASSLLSSIADFLDNGIDEYTTSLLDFSAQDEEASENGDEDIDICKEDRHPHNTSKRNSEFRHSIQVTCRNFKNLFHEARERASKALGFAKMLRKDLEIAADFNISVTIAELLNKLQETGHVRLYAPLSAGYLLFIPNRIISNKRLILQLLNVTCGREETSHPALHQAEDDNPPPTEDGYLLMMRCDAGIDRCHECPAWQGYKVQVELTAETAIALSHIQVDALLLVVIHSSRLTIQRRDFTQMMGDTVNLINEQTSCHQSIAEALQELKTNAIDLRDKVAKAIKQVDEKLNFEEISQLEDVERNHLLKLYRETMLQCYNFGFEYYKEVLRLVSGEQRQKLGRGLVSFAKDWMKFIHEKCETGRGIRPRWANQGFDFLTVACEPRILALLTEEEFQDLKQSINDCLTHVIGTVDRSSSSSPTHAGVPLLKGSSMVDLSHNSRHNMQRLVSWPEQSRMTRSFSSRSASSEPPPITSGLSTPSTPGTPSSADTSFSGDTSNLSRNDRIQRAIDRLEQHRNTKLREKHIIGRFTERGHEIDHHISVRRVNFRWQRGIKIGEGQFGKVYTAVNVETGELMAMKEMKIQPNDQQAFREIADEIKNFEGIQHPNLVKYYGVEVHKDEMLIFMEYCDRGTIEEAAKIGLPESVSRRYTKEILIAVQHLHENSIIHRDIKGANIFITSDGKVKLGDFGCSVKLKYHTTMLGEINNLAGTMAYMAPEVITQNDKDGHGRAADIWSLGCVVVEMVTGKRPWHDAENNYQIMFKVGMGGTPCIPECLSSEGKDFLSHCFEHDPSKRWTASQLQDLTFTKVYDEVEGEFFY